A genomic stretch from Mycobacteriales bacterium includes:
- a CDS encoding STAS domain-containing protein, producing the protein MLVREGQLDRVVVLTGPVDAASVPDLRLKLHAAIDAAAAADEDLIVDLAGVFVIDATGLGLLVGAHRRASRTGCRLVLRSVPPQMSRLLRVTRLNRILHIEGPVPAV; encoded by the coding sequence ATGTTGGTCCGCGAGGGGCAGCTGGACCGGGTGGTCGTACTGACCGGTCCGGTTGATGCGGCCAGCGTGCCCGACCTCCGACTCAAGCTGCACGCGGCAATCGACGCCGCCGCCGCCGCCGACGAGGACCTGATCGTCGACCTTGCCGGAGTCTTCGTGATCGACGCGACCGGTCTCGGCCTGCTGGTCGGGGCGCATCGCCGCGCGTCACGCACTGGCTGCCGGCTGGTGCTTCGCTCGGTGCCACCGCAGATGAGCCGGCTGCTGCGCGTCACCCGGCTGAACCGGATCCTGCACATCGAGGGGCCGGTTCCCGCGGTCTAG
- a CDS encoding protein meaA, translating to MGEQQPAAVPRRERDQPWVMRTYAGHSSARESNELYRRNLGKGQTGLSVAFDLPTQTGYDADNELARGEVGKVGVPIAHLGDMRSLFADIPLAEMNTSMTINATAMWLLALYQVVAEEQGADPRQLSGTTQNDIIKEYLSRGTYVFPPGPSLRLITDMIAYTVTSIPKWNPINVCSYHLQEAGATPVQEIAYSLSTAIAVLDAAKASGQVPQERFGEVVARMSFFVNAGVRFIEEMCKLRAFVELWDEITRDRYGIEDPKQRRFRYGVQVNSLGLTEAQPENNVYRILLEMLAVTLSRDARARAIQLPAWNEALGLPRPWDQQWSLRAQQILAFESDLLEYDDVFRGSHVIDSRVAEMVAAAREEIDRVQALGGAVPAVESGYMKSQLVSSHAERRRRIEAGEDVVVGVNRFTTTEPNPLATELDAGIQAVDPAVEANAIEELGRWRAGRDANAVDEALRALRDTAKTEANLVLPTIACARAGVTTGEWAGVLREVFGEYRAPTGVTAAVGVVAEAGSELAAVRALVRKTGDDLGGRLRLLVGKPGLDGHSNGAEQIAVRARDAGFEVVYQGIRLTPGQIASAAVEEDVHCVGLSILSGSHLELVPMVLDALREAGAGDLPVVVGGIIPAADAAGLRSAGVARVFTPKDYEMTAIMREIVAVIRESHGLPPISEG from the coding sequence ATGGGCGAGCAGCAGCCCGCCGCGGTGCCGCGGCGGGAACGTGATCAGCCCTGGGTAATGCGCACCTACGCCGGGCACTCGTCGGCCCGGGAGTCGAACGAGCTCTATCGGCGCAACCTCGGGAAGGGGCAGACCGGCCTGTCGGTTGCGTTCGATCTGCCCACCCAGACCGGCTACGACGCCGACAATGAGCTGGCACGTGGGGAGGTCGGGAAGGTTGGCGTCCCGATCGCCCATCTGGGCGACATGCGGTCCCTTTTCGCCGACATCCCGCTCGCTGAGATGAACACGTCGATGACCATCAATGCCACGGCGATGTGGCTGTTGGCGCTCTACCAGGTGGTCGCCGAGGAGCAGGGGGCCGACCCTCGTCAGCTCAGCGGCACCACCCAGAACGACATCATCAAGGAATACCTCTCGCGCGGTACCTACGTTTTCCCGCCTGGCCCGTCGCTGCGGTTGATCACCGACATGATCGCCTACACGGTCACCAGCATCCCCAAATGGAACCCGATCAATGTCTGCAGCTACCACCTACAGGAGGCCGGCGCGACGCCGGTTCAGGAGATCGCCTACTCGCTGAGCACGGCGATCGCCGTTCTCGACGCCGCCAAGGCGAGCGGCCAGGTCCCGCAGGAACGCTTCGGCGAGGTAGTCGCCCGGATGTCGTTCTTCGTCAATGCGGGCGTCCGCTTCATCGAGGAGATGTGCAAGCTTCGTGCCTTCGTCGAGCTCTGGGACGAGATCACCCGCGATCGGTACGGCATCGAGGACCCCAAGCAGCGCCGGTTCCGATACGGGGTGCAGGTCAACTCACTCGGACTCACCGAGGCCCAGCCCGAGAACAACGTCTACCGGATCCTGCTCGAGATGCTCGCGGTTACCCTCTCTCGCGACGCCAGGGCGCGGGCGATCCAGCTTCCGGCCTGGAACGAGGCCCTCGGGCTTCCCCGCCCATGGGATCAGCAGTGGTCTCTGCGGGCGCAGCAGATCCTGGCCTTCGAGTCGGACCTGCTCGAATACGACGACGTGTTTCGCGGTTCGCACGTCATCGACTCGCGGGTCGCCGAGATGGTTGCGGCCGCGCGTGAGGAGATCGATCGGGTGCAGGCACTGGGTGGGGCGGTGCCGGCAGTCGAGAGCGGGTACATGAAGTCGCAGCTGGTCAGCTCGCACGCCGAGCGGCGCCGCCGGATCGAAGCTGGAGAAGACGTCGTGGTTGGGGTGAACCGGTTCACCACGACGGAGCCGAACCCGCTCGCCACCGAGCTCGATGCCGGTATCCAGGCGGTGGATCCGGCGGTCGAGGCCAACGCGATCGAGGAACTTGGACGCTGGCGAGCTGGCCGGGATGCGAACGCGGTGGATGAGGCTCTGCGCGCCCTTCGGGACACGGCCAAGACAGAGGCCAACCTCGTCCTGCCGACCATTGCATGTGCCCGGGCCGGGGTGACGACCGGCGAGTGGGCCGGGGTGCTCCGCGAAGTCTTCGGGGAGTACCGGGCGCCGACCGGCGTGACCGCGGCCGTCGGAGTTGTTGCCGAGGCCGGCTCGGAACTCGCTGCGGTGCGGGCGCTGGTCCGCAAGACCGGCGACGATCTCGGTGGTCGGCTGCGCCTTCTCGTCGGAAAGCCAGGACTGGACGGCCACTCGAACGGCGCCGAGCAGATCGCCGTACGCGCCCGCGATGCCGGGTTCGAGGTCGTCTACCAGGGGATTCGGCTTACGCCGGGGCAGATCGCGTCCGCGGCGGTGGAAGAGGACGTGCACTGCGTCGGCCTATCCATCCTGTCCGGCTCTCATCTCGAACTCGTCCCCATGGTGCTCGATGCCTTACGCGAGGCTGGCGCCGGAGATCTGCCGGTGGTAGTCGGCGGGATCATCCCGGCCGCGGACGCCGCTGGCCTGCGCTCGGCGGGTGTCGCGAGGGTTTTTACCCCGAAGGACTACGAGATGACCGCCATCATGCGCGAGATCGTTGCCGTGATCCGCGAATCCCACGGCTTGCCGCCGATCTCCGAGGGCTGA
- the nucS gene encoding endonuclease NucS has protein sequence MRLVVARCSVDYVGRLTAHLPSALRLLLVKADGSVSIHADDRAYKPLNWMSPPCTLLEDVDHWTVSNRAGEQLVITIEAVLHDSRHELGIDPGLRKDGVESHLQELLAATPDLLGEGFRLVQREYPTDIGPVDLLCRDGDGRAVAVEVKRRGEIDGVEQLTRYLERLGRDPALRPVRGVLAAREIRPQARVLAQARGIGCLVLDYEAMCGLEPAAPTLF, from the coding sequence GTGCGCCTCGTCGTCGCGCGTTGCAGCGTCGACTACGTCGGCCGGCTCACGGCCCATCTGCCGTCCGCGCTGCGGCTGCTGCTCGTCAAGGCGGATGGGTCAGTGTCCATCCATGCCGATGACCGGGCCTACAAGCCGCTGAACTGGATGAGCCCGCCCTGCACCCTGCTCGAGGATGTCGACCACTGGACCGTGAGCAACCGGGCCGGCGAGCAACTCGTCATCACGATCGAAGCGGTTCTGCACGATTCGCGGCACGAACTCGGGATCGACCCCGGGCTACGCAAGGATGGCGTCGAATCCCATCTTCAGGAACTGCTCGCGGCCACGCCGGACCTGCTCGGCGAGGGCTTCCGGCTGGTCCAACGTGAGTACCCGACCGACATTGGTCCGGTTGACCTCCTCTGCAGAGACGGCGATGGACGGGCCGTAGCCGTCGAGGTCAAGCGACGGGGTGAGATCGACGGGGTGGAACAGCTCACACGCTACCTCGAACGACTTGGTCGCGACCCCGCCCTGCGGCCGGTGCGCGGGGTGCTCGCGGCCCGCGAGATCCGCCCGCAGGCGCGGGTGCTCGCCCAGGCCCGGGGCATCGGCTGCCTGGTCCTCGACTACGAGGCGATGTGCGGACTCGAGCCCGCCGCCCCCACGCTGTTCTGA
- a CDS encoding alpha/beta fold hydrolase codes for MSPVELYHRDTGSGPALVLLHAFPLSSAMWLAQREALNATHRVITPDQRGFGGSPLGEEPPSLDLVADDLAALLDAKDLGSVVLGGLSMGGYVAMAFLRRHPDRVRGLVLADTKAGPDTPKVRANRERIAEQVIDDASLLIEEVFPTLLGPTSVASRPLVLGRVKALVQAAPPVAVAWAQRAMAARPDSFATLRAVAVPTLVVVGEEDTLAPPAEARAMADAVPRGRLVALPGAGHLSAVEAPEEFNAALAGFLAELGSARG; via the coding sequence ATGTCCCCCGTCGAGCTGTATCACCGGGACACCGGATCGGGGCCGGCCCTGGTGCTCCTGCACGCCTTCCCGCTGTCCTCGGCGATGTGGCTAGCTCAGCGGGAGGCCCTCAACGCCACCCACCGCGTCATCACCCCGGACCAGCGCGGTTTCGGCGGCTCACCGCTGGGTGAAGAGCCGCCGTCGCTCGACCTCGTCGCCGACGACCTCGCCGCCCTTCTCGACGCCAAGGATCTGGGCTCGGTCGTTCTCGGTGGCTTGTCGATGGGCGGCTACGTGGCGATGGCGTTCCTGCGCCGCCACCCGGACCGCGTTCGCGGGCTCGTGCTCGCGGACACCAAGGCCGGCCCGGATACCCCGAAGGTCAGGGCCAACCGCGAACGGATTGCGGAGCAGGTGATCGACGACGCGTCCCTGCTCATCGAGGAGGTCTTCCCGACCCTGCTCGGACCTACCTCGGTCGCCAGCCGCCCGCTCGTGCTCGGCCGGGTCAAGGCCCTCGTCCAGGCGGCCCCGCCGGTGGCCGTCGCCTGGGCTCAACGTGCGATGGCCGCCCGGCCTGACTCGTTCGCCACGCTTCGGGCGGTCGCCGTGCCGACCCTGGTCGTGGTCGGTGAGGAGGACACGCTGGCCCCGCCGGCCGAGGCCCGGGCGATGGCCGACGCCGTGCCGCGGGGGCGGCTGGTCGCGTTGCCCGGCGCCGGGCACCTCAGCGCCGTCGAGGCGCCGGAGGAGTTCAACGCGGCGCTGGCCGGCTTCCTTGCCGAGCTCGGATCAGCCAGGGGTTGA
- the ccrA gene encoding crotonyl-CoA carboxylase/reductase, with amino-acid sequence MKDIRDAILAGDTRPEEFAELPVPDSYRGVVVRKDETELFAGLATRDKDPRRSLHVDEVPTPELGPGEALVAVMASAINYNTVWTSIFEPLSTFGFLERYGRMSPLSKRHDLPYHVVGSDLAGVVLRTGPGVHAWSPGDEVVAHCLSVELESPDGHDDTMLDPEQRIWGFETNFGGLAELALVKANQLMPKPAHLTWEEAAAPGLVNSTAYRQLVGRHGAVMKQGDVVLIWGASGGLGSYATQFALNGGATPVCVVSSPEKAELCRRMGAELIIDRAAEDYHFWKDENTQDPKEWQRFGKSIRKLTGGEDPDIVFEHPGRETFGASVYVARRGGVVVTCASTSGFLHSYDNRYLWMNLKRIVGSHFANYREAWEANRLIAKARIHPTLSRTYPLEETGQAAYDVHRNLHQGKVGVLCLAPEEGLGVRDPQLRDRHIEAIMRFRNR; translated from the coding sequence GTGAAGGACATCCGGGACGCGATCCTTGCCGGGGACACCCGGCCCGAGGAATTCGCCGAGCTGCCCGTTCCGGACAGCTACCGCGGCGTCGTGGTTCGCAAGGACGAGACCGAGTTGTTCGCTGGGCTGGCGACCCGGGACAAGGATCCCCGCAGATCCCTGCACGTCGACGAGGTGCCCACCCCGGAGCTCGGCCCCGGTGAAGCACTCGTCGCGGTGATGGCGAGTGCCATCAACTACAACACGGTCTGGACGTCCATCTTCGAGCCGCTATCCACATTCGGCTTCCTCGAGCGATACGGGCGGATGTCGCCGCTATCGAAGCGGCACGACCTGCCGTACCACGTTGTGGGATCCGACCTGGCCGGGGTCGTCCTGCGCACCGGGCCGGGGGTGCACGCCTGGTCCCCCGGCGACGAGGTCGTGGCGCACTGCTTGTCGGTGGAGTTGGAGAGCCCGGACGGGCACGACGACACGATGCTCGACCCGGAGCAGCGGATCTGGGGGTTCGAGACGAATTTCGGCGGGCTGGCCGAGTTGGCCCTCGTCAAGGCGAACCAGCTCATGCCGAAGCCCGCTCACCTGACCTGGGAGGAGGCCGCCGCCCCCGGCCTGGTGAACTCCACCGCCTACCGCCAACTGGTGGGGCGGCATGGTGCGGTGATGAAGCAGGGCGACGTCGTGCTGATCTGGGGCGCATCCGGTGGCCTCGGGTCCTACGCCACCCAGTTCGCGCTGAACGGCGGAGCCACCCCGGTGTGCGTCGTGTCGAGCCCGGAGAAGGCCGAGCTGTGCCGGCGGATGGGGGCCGAACTCATCATCGACCGAGCCGCCGAGGACTACCACTTCTGGAAGGACGAGAACACCCAGGATCCCAAGGAATGGCAGCGATTCGGCAAGAGCATCCGCAAGCTCACCGGCGGCGAGGACCCGGACATCGTGTTCGAGCATCCCGGCCGGGAAACCTTCGGCGCCAGCGTCTACGTCGCCCGGCGCGGCGGGGTCGTGGTGACCTGCGCTTCGACGTCGGGATTCCTCCACAGCTACGACAACCGCTATCTGTGGATGAACCTCAAGCGGATCGTCGGCAGCCACTTCGCGAACTACCGCGAGGCTTGGGAGGCCAACCGGCTGATCGCCAAAGCCCGCATCCACCCCACGCTTTCCAGGACCTACCCGCTCGAGGAGACCGGTCAGGCCGCGTACGACGTGCACCGCAACCTGCACCAGGGAAAGGTGGGGGTGCTCTGTCTCGCCCCCGAAGAGGGGCTCGGGGTGCGGGATCCCCAGTTGCGGGATCGGCATATCGAGGCCATCATGCGGTTTCGAAACAGATAG
- the mce gene encoding methylmalonyl-CoA epimerase, whose translation MLTRIDHIGIAVSDLEAATAFYASTFGLTVVAREVHEDQGVREAMLIVADADAGGSYVQLLEPTRPDSPVGKFLERNGEGVHHVGYGVDDITAALATVSAQGVRLVDARPRHGSMGASIAFLHPKDVQGVLTELVEAPKRR comes from the coding sequence TTGCTTACCCGGATCGACCACATCGGGATCGCGGTCAGTGACCTCGAGGCCGCCACCGCATTCTACGCTTCGACGTTCGGTCTCACCGTGGTGGCCCGCGAGGTGCACGAGGACCAGGGTGTGCGGGAGGCGATGCTCATCGTCGCCGACGCCGACGCCGGCGGCTCCTACGTCCAACTGCTTGAACCGACCCGGCCCGACTCACCGGTCGGGAAGTTCCTCGAACGAAACGGCGAGGGCGTGCACCACGTCGGCTACGGAGTCGACGACATAACGGCTGCCCTCGCGACGGTGTCGGCCCAGGGCGTTCGGCTCGTGGACGCCCGTCCGCGGCACGGCTCGATGGGCGCGTCCATCGCCTTTCTGCACCCCAAGGATGTCCAGGGAGTGCTCACTGAACTGGTTGAGGCACCAAAGCGTCGTTGA
- a CDS encoding acetyl-CoA C-acetyltransferase, whose amino-acid sequence MAGSVIVSGARTPIGRLLGALKGLTAMDLGGIAIKAALERAGLSGDQVDYVIMGHVLQAGQGQITARQAAVKGGIPMTVPALTVNKVCLSGLDAIALADQLIRAGEFEIVVAGGMESMTLAPHLLPASRSGFKYGDVTLVDSMAHDGLFCAFDQCAMGESTERYNAKLGISRGEQDEFAARSHERAAAAMKNGRFDAEIVPVPIPQRGGEPILVTEDEGVRPETTVESLARLRPAFAADGTITAGSASQISDGGCAVVVMSAAKAAGLGLPVLAEVGSHGVVAGPDPSLQSQPSNAIKKALSREKGLSVADLDLIEINEAFASVGIQSMRELGVDPEKVNVDGGAIALGHPIGMSGARIVLHLANELRRRGGGVGAAALCGGGGQGDALVLRVPGA is encoded by the coding sequence ATGGCCGGTTCCGTCATCGTCTCGGGCGCTCGCACGCCGATCGGCCGCCTGCTCGGGGCCCTCAAGGGCCTCACCGCGATGGACCTCGGCGGGATCGCCATCAAGGCCGCGCTCGAGCGGGCTGGACTGTCCGGGGACCAGGTCGACTACGTGATCATGGGCCATGTACTCCAGGCGGGCCAGGGCCAGATCACCGCCCGGCAGGCCGCGGTCAAGGGCGGCATCCCGATGACCGTGCCTGCGCTGACCGTGAACAAGGTCTGCTTGTCCGGGCTGGACGCCATCGCGTTGGCCGATCAGCTGATCCGGGCCGGGGAGTTCGAGATCGTGGTTGCCGGCGGGATGGAGTCGATGACCCTGGCGCCGCATCTGCTGCCGGCCTCCCGGTCCGGTTTCAAGTACGGCGACGTCACGCTGGTGGATTCGATGGCGCACGACGGTCTCTTCTGCGCCTTCGACCAGTGCGCGATGGGGGAGTCGACCGAGCGGTACAACGCCAAACTCGGGATCAGTCGCGGCGAGCAGGACGAGTTCGCAGCACGGTCGCACGAACGGGCCGCGGCGGCGATGAAGAACGGCCGCTTCGATGCGGAAATCGTCCCGGTGCCGATCCCGCAGCGCGGCGGTGAGCCGATCCTCGTCACCGAGGACGAAGGGGTTCGTCCGGAGACCACCGTCGAGTCGCTGGCCCGGCTCCGTCCGGCGTTCGCCGCGGACGGCACGATCACCGCCGGGTCGGCCTCGCAGATCTCCGACGGTGGATGTGCCGTCGTCGTCATGTCCGCCGCGAAGGCGGCCGGGCTCGGCCTGCCGGTGCTTGCGGAAGTCGGCTCGCACGGGGTGGTTGCCGGCCCGGATCCCTCGCTCCAGTCGCAGCCGTCGAACGCGATCAAGAAGGCACTGTCCCGAGAGAAGGGACTGAGCGTGGCCGATCTCGACCTCATCGAGATCAACGAGGCGTTCGCTTCGGTCGGTATCCAGTCGATGCGTGAGCTCGGCGTCGACCCCGAGAAGGTCAACGTGGACGGCGGGGCGATCGCGCTCGGGCATCCGATCGGGATGTCCGGCGCACGGATCGTGCTGCACCTTGCCAACGAGCTGCGCCGCCGTGGCGGCGGGGTCGGCGCGGCCGCACTGTGCGGCGGCGGTGGCCAGGGTGACGCGCTGGTGCTTCGCGTTCCCGGAGCGTGA
- the meaB gene encoding methylmalonyl Co-A mutase-associated GTPase MeaB produces the protein MSRRGPDVDELVAGAATGDPRAVARLISLVEDAAPLLRDVMRALAPLAGGARVIGLTGSPGVGKSTTTNALVTEYRRRGLRVGVLAVDPSSPFSGGALLGDRVRMQDHATDRGVYIRSMASRGHLGGLAWATPQAVRVLDAAGCAVILVETVGVGQAEVHVASLADTTVVLVAPGMGDGIQAAKAGILEIADVFVVNKADRDGGDQAARDLRHMLSMGDRSDPAGWRPPVIKSVATRGEGIAEVVGALDSHADWLAESGRLDARRRLRAADEIEAIAATQLRERMGDLRGGSVLDSLAGRVVAGESDPYSAADQLIAGMISR, from the coding sequence GTGAGCCGGCGCGGCCCGGACGTCGACGAGCTGGTCGCGGGGGCTGCGACGGGGGACCCACGCGCTGTCGCCCGCCTGATCTCGCTCGTCGAGGACGCGGCGCCGTTGCTGCGGGACGTCATGCGGGCCCTCGCCCCGCTGGCCGGCGGGGCCCGGGTGATCGGCCTCACCGGCTCGCCGGGAGTGGGCAAGTCGACGACGACGAATGCCTTGGTCACCGAGTACCGGCGGCGCGGCCTACGGGTCGGCGTGCTCGCCGTGGACCCATCGTCGCCGTTCTCCGGCGGGGCTCTGCTCGGGGACCGGGTGCGGATGCAGGACCATGCCACCGATCGGGGCGTCTACATCCGCTCGATGGCCTCCCGTGGCCACCTCGGCGGCCTGGCCTGGGCAACCCCGCAGGCGGTCAGGGTTCTCGACGCGGCGGGCTGCGCGGTTATCCTCGTCGAGACGGTAGGGGTCGGCCAGGCGGAGGTTCACGTGGCGTCGCTGGCCGACACCACGGTCGTGCTGGTGGCCCCGGGCATGGGCGACGGGATCCAGGCGGCCAAGGCGGGGATCCTCGAGATCGCGGACGTCTTCGTCGTGAACAAGGCCGACCGCGACGGTGGCGATCAGGCTGCCCGGGACCTGCGGCACATGCTGTCGATGGGCGACCGGTCCGACCCGGCCGGCTGGCGTCCGCCGGTGATCAAGTCGGTCGCGACCCGCGGCGAGGGGATTGCCGAGGTCGTCGGTGCGCTCGACTCGCACGCGGACTGGCTGGCCGAGAGCGGCCGGCTAGACGCCCGCCGCCGGCTCCGGGCCGCCGACGAGATCGAGGCGATCGCCGCTACCCAGCTCCGGGAACGGATGGGCGACCTCAGGGGTGGGAGCGTGCTCGACTCGCTGGCCGGCCGCGTGGTGGCCGGCGAGAGCGACCCGTACTCCGCGGCGGATCAGCTCATCGCGGGGATGATCTCTCGATGA
- a CDS encoding acetate uptake transporter — MASQIRIPEASTATEQVPAQTPETPTTSIADPGPLGLAGFAATTFMLSVFNANLIKDPKLLLAVLPVALFYGGLAQLLAGMWEFKKGNTFGATAFSSFGAFWLSYAALVKFVAPGLPAATAYKVIGLYLLIWTVFTAYMLIASLRSTGAVALVFAVLTVTFVLLTIGAWDQSAKITHIGGWAGLVTAVVAWYASFAGVTNATWGRPVLPVVPLNGTSRRSGHRA; from the coding sequence ATGGCAAGTCAGATCCGCATCCCGGAGGCGTCAACCGCCACCGAGCAGGTGCCGGCGCAGACGCCGGAAACGCCCACCACCTCGATCGCCGATCCAGGGCCGCTCGGGCTGGCCGGCTTCGCGGCGACGACCTTCATGCTCAGCGTCTTCAACGCCAACCTCATCAAGGACCCCAAGTTGCTCCTGGCGGTCCTCCCGGTCGCGCTCTTCTACGGCGGGCTCGCGCAGCTGCTCGCCGGGATGTGGGAGTTCAAGAAGGGGAACACCTTCGGCGCGACCGCATTCAGCTCGTTCGGAGCGTTCTGGCTCAGCTACGCGGCGCTGGTGAAGTTCGTCGCCCCCGGGCTGCCGGCCGCGACGGCGTACAAGGTGATCGGGCTCTATCTGCTGATCTGGACGGTCTTCACCGCTTACATGCTGATCGCCTCGCTGCGCTCGACCGGTGCGGTGGCGCTGGTGTTCGCCGTACTAACCGTCACGTTCGTCCTGCTGACGATCGGGGCCTGGGACCAGAGCGCCAAGATCACCCATATCGGCGGGTGGGCAGGCCTGGTGACCGCCGTGGTCGCCTGGTACGCCAGCTTCGCCGGGGTGACGAACGCCACCTGGGGCCGACCGGTCCTGCCGGTGGTGCCGCTCAACGGCACCAGCCGCCGGAGTGGGCACCGGGCCTGA
- a CDS encoding methylmalonyl-CoA mutase family protein, whose product MDAKDIESGRQRWAERFAHAALRDNDFSTLSGVDVAPVYGPPPGADADGFERIGWPGEFPFTRGLYASGYRGKPWTMRQFAGFGSAADTNERYRMILAGGGNGLSVAFDMPTLMGRDSDDAKALGEVGHCGVAIDSAADMEVLFAGIDLGSVTTSMTISGPAAPVFCMYLVAAERQGVAIGGLDGTLQTDIFKEYIAQKEWLFPPEPHLRLIGDLMEFCDREIPRYKPLSVSGYHIREAGSTAAQELAYTLADGFGYVELGLSRGLDVNRFAPGLSFFFDAHIDFFEEIAKFRAARRIWARWMRDVYGATDPRAQWLRFHTQTAGVSLTAQQPENNIVRTAVEALAAVLGGTNSLHTNALDEVLALPSARAAEIALRTQQVLMEETGVTNVADPLGGAYYVEALTDRMEATAEEIFARIRELGTDGSMTSGILRGIDDGYFMSEIADAAFAYQQKLEKGDKRIVGVNVATDTTEAPLEILRVSTEVERAQRAALAARRAERSQAAVDAALAGLTAAARSGHNMIPVMLDAARAEATLGEMCDALREVWGTYLEPPRF is encoded by the coding sequence GTGGACGCGAAGGACATCGAGTCCGGTCGCCAGCGATGGGCGGAGCGGTTCGCGCACGCGGCATTACGGGACAACGACTTCAGCACGCTGTCCGGGGTGGACGTGGCTCCGGTGTACGGGCCGCCGCCAGGGGCCGACGCCGACGGTTTCGAGCGGATCGGTTGGCCCGGCGAGTTCCCGTTCACCCGGGGCCTGTATGCGTCGGGTTATCGGGGAAAGCCCTGGACGATGCGGCAGTTCGCCGGATTCGGCTCCGCCGCGGACACCAACGAGCGGTATCGGATGATCTTGGCCGGCGGGGGCAACGGGCTTTCGGTGGCTTTCGACATGCCCACACTGATGGGCCGGGACTCCGACGATGCCAAGGCTCTGGGTGAGGTGGGCCACTGCGGGGTGGCGATCGACTCGGCGGCGGACATGGAGGTTCTGTTCGCCGGCATCGACCTCGGCTCCGTGACAACGAGCATGACGATCTCCGGGCCGGCCGCTCCGGTGTTCTGCATGTACCTGGTGGCCGCCGAGCGGCAGGGGGTCGCGATCGGGGGACTCGACGGCACGTTGCAGACCGACATCTTCAAGGAGTACATCGCGCAGAAGGAGTGGCTGTTCCCGCCGGAGCCGCACCTGCGTCTGATCGGCGACCTGATGGAGTTCTGCGACCGCGAGATCCCGCGCTACAAGCCGCTGTCTGTTTCCGGCTATCACATCCGGGAAGCCGGCTCGACAGCCGCGCAGGAGCTCGCCTACACCCTGGCCGACGGTTTCGGCTACGTCGAGCTCGGGCTGTCCCGTGGGCTCGACGTCAACCGTTTCGCGCCCGGTCTGTCCTTCTTCTTCGATGCGCATATCGATTTCTTCGAGGAGATCGCCAAGTTCCGGGCGGCGCGCCGCATCTGGGCCCGCTGGATGCGTGACGTCTACGGGGCCACCGATCCACGGGCCCAGTGGCTGCGTTTCCACACCCAGACCGCCGGGGTCTCACTGACCGCGCAACAGCCCGAGAACAACATAGTGAGGACCGCCGTCGAGGCGCTGGCCGCGGTGTTGGGCGGGACGAACTCGCTGCACACGAACGCGCTCGACGAGGTGCTCGCACTCCCCTCGGCGCGCGCTGCGGAGATCGCGCTTCGGACCCAGCAGGTTCTGATGGAAGAGACCGGGGTCACGAATGTCGCTGATCCACTCGGGGGCGCGTACTACGTCGAGGCGCTCACCGACCGGATGGAGGCCACCGCCGAGGAGATCTTTGCCCGAATCCGTGAACTCGGCACCGACGGGTCGATGACCTCGGGCATCCTGCGGGGCATCGACGACGGTTACTTCATGAGCGAGATCGCGGACGCCGCGTTCGCCTACCAACAGAAGCTCGAGAAGGGCGACAAGCGGATCGTGGGGGTCAACGTGGCGACCGACACCACCGAGGCGCCGCTGGAGATCCTCCGGGTCTCCACGGAGGTCGAGCGGGCGCAGCGTGCGGCTCTGGCCGCCCGCCGGGCGGAACGCTCCCAGGCCGCGGTGGACGCGGCGCTCGCCGGCCTCACCGCGGCGGCCCGGTCCGGGCACAACATGATTCCGGTCATGCTCGACGCCGCCCGCGCCGAGGCCACCCTCGGCGAGATGTGCGACGCGTTGCGGGAGGTGTGGGGTACCTACCTCGAACCCCCGCGTTTCTGA